The following are encoded in a window of Alosa sapidissima isolate fAloSap1 chromosome 10, fAloSap1.pri, whole genome shotgun sequence genomic DNA:
- the ctss2.1 gene encoding cathepsin S, ortholog2, tandem duplicate 1 isoform X2: MLRCALIVVVCLAGTSVALTDSSLDLHWHLWKKTHNKAYDIEAEDAMRREIWEKNLQLVSLHNLEASMGMHTYDLSMNHMGDLTSEEILQRFALLRVPSGLKRDTSAFVGSSGAPIPDSVDWRQEGYVTGVKMQGACGSCWAFSAVGALEGQLKKTTGKLVDLSPQNLVDCSSKYGNKGCNGGFMSEAFEYVIENQGIDSDAAYPYQGVDGQCKYKADQRAANCTSYSFVTEDNEEALKQAVATIGPISVAIDATRPTFTFFRSGVYNDVSCSQKVNHGVLAVGYGTLDGQDYWLVKNSWGVSFGEQGFIRMARNKGNQCGIAKYGCYPVM; encoded by the exons ATGCTGAGGTGTGCCTTGATTGTTGTGGTGTGCCTGGCGGGGACGTCAGTGGCTTTAACAGACTCATCGCTAGACCTGCACTGGCACCTGTGGAAGAAGACGCACAACAAGGCCTATGACATCGAG GCAGAGGATGCTATGCGACGGGAGATATGGGAGAAGAATCTGCAGCTAGTTTCTCTCCACAATCTGGAAGCTTCCATGGGAATGCACACCTATGATCTGTCCATGAACCACATGGGAGACCTG ACATCCGAGGAGATTCTTCAGCGGTTTGCGCTGCTGCGTGTGCCCTCAGGCCTAAAGAGGGACACCTCGGCGTTCGTGGGTTCCTCTGGTGCCCCGATCCCTGACTCTGTTGACTGGAGACAGGAGGGCTATGTCACAGGGGTGAAAATGCAG GGTGCCTGTGGGTCCTGCTGGGCGTTCAGTGCTGTGGGGGCCCTGGAGGGTCAGCTGAAAAAGACCACGGGGAAGCTAGTGGATCTCAGCCCTCAGAATCTGGTGGACTGTTCATCCAAGTATGGCAACAAGGGCTGCAATGGGGGCTTCATGTCCGAGGCGTTTGAATACGTCATTGAAAACCAGGGCATAGACTCGGATGCTGCTTACCCGTACCAGGGGGTG GATGGTCAGTGCAAGTACAAGGCTGACCAGCGCGCTGCCAACTGCACTAGCTACAGCTTCGTGACCGAGGACAACGAGGAGGCCCTGAAGCAAGCCGTGGCCACCATCGGGCCCATCTCCGTTGCCATCGATGCCACTCGCCCGACCTTTACCTTCTTCCGCAGTG GGGTGTACAATGACGTGTCGTGCAGTCAGAAGGTAAACCATGGAGTGCTTGCAGTGGGTTATGGCACTCTGGATGGACAGGATTACTGGCTGGTTAAAAACAG CTGGGGGGTGAGCTTTGGAGAACAGGGCTTCATTCGCATGGCCCGCAACAAGGGCAACCAGTGTGGCATTGCCAAGTATGGCTGCTACCCAGTCATGTGA
- the ctss2.1 gene encoding cathepsin S, ortholog2, tandem duplicate 1 isoform X1 produces the protein MLSELALGSLTLVTMLRCALIVVVCLAGTSVALTDSSLDLHWHLWKKTHNKAYDIEAEDAMRREIWEKNLQLVSLHNLEASMGMHTYDLSMNHMGDLTSEEILQRFALLRVPSGLKRDTSAFVGSSGAPIPDSVDWRQEGYVTGVKMQGACGSCWAFSAVGALEGQLKKTTGKLVDLSPQNLVDCSSKYGNKGCNGGFMSEAFEYVIENQGIDSDAAYPYQGVDGQCKYKADQRAANCTSYSFVTEDNEEALKQAVATIGPISVAIDATRPTFTFFRSGVYNDVSCSQKVNHGVLAVGYGTLDGQDYWLVKNSWGVSFGEQGFIRMARNKGNQCGIAKYGCYPVM, from the exons ATGTTATCAGAATTGGCTTTGGGATCTCTGACCCTTG TCACAATGCTGAGGTGTGCCTTGATTGTTGTGGTGTGCCTGGCGGGGACGTCAGTGGCTTTAACAGACTCATCGCTAGACCTGCACTGGCACCTGTGGAAGAAGACGCACAACAAGGCCTATGACATCGAG GCAGAGGATGCTATGCGACGGGAGATATGGGAGAAGAATCTGCAGCTAGTTTCTCTCCACAATCTGGAAGCTTCCATGGGAATGCACACCTATGATCTGTCCATGAACCACATGGGAGACCTG ACATCCGAGGAGATTCTTCAGCGGTTTGCGCTGCTGCGTGTGCCCTCAGGCCTAAAGAGGGACACCTCGGCGTTCGTGGGTTCCTCTGGTGCCCCGATCCCTGACTCTGTTGACTGGAGACAGGAGGGCTATGTCACAGGGGTGAAAATGCAG GGTGCCTGTGGGTCCTGCTGGGCGTTCAGTGCTGTGGGGGCCCTGGAGGGTCAGCTGAAAAAGACCACGGGGAAGCTAGTGGATCTCAGCCCTCAGAATCTGGTGGACTGTTCATCCAAGTATGGCAACAAGGGCTGCAATGGGGGCTTCATGTCCGAGGCGTTTGAATACGTCATTGAAAACCAGGGCATAGACTCGGATGCTGCTTACCCGTACCAGGGGGTG GATGGTCAGTGCAAGTACAAGGCTGACCAGCGCGCTGCCAACTGCACTAGCTACAGCTTCGTGACCGAGGACAACGAGGAGGCCCTGAAGCAAGCCGTGGCCACCATCGGGCCCATCTCCGTTGCCATCGATGCCACTCGCCCGACCTTTACCTTCTTCCGCAGTG GGGTGTACAATGACGTGTCGTGCAGTCAGAAGGTAAACCATGGAGTGCTTGCAGTGGGTTATGGCACTCTGGATGGACAGGATTACTGGCTGGTTAAAAACAG CTGGGGGGTGAGCTTTGGAGAACAGGGCTTCATTCGCATGGCCCGCAACAAGGGCAACCAGTGTGGCATTGCCAAGTATGGCTGCTACCCAGTCATGTGA